The following are from one region of the Methylophilus sp. DW102 genome:
- the hrpA gene encoding ATP-dependent RNA helicase HrpA produces the protein MLADRFPLKRRLQQLRDALKQNKPVDKALVELAHKVQASQQRLQARQAALPQPDYPPELPVSGKKDEIAAAIAKHQVVIVCGETGSGKTTQLPKICLELGRGVSGLIGHTQPRRIAARSVASRIAQELQSPLGEVVGYKVRFNDKLSERSYVKLMTDGILLAETQSDKFLNGYDTIIIDEAHERSLNIDFLLGYLKQLLPKRPDLKIIVTSATIDADRFSNHFDGAPVIEVSGRTYPVEIRYRPLGNKTTMVAVEVPIDDGLDDIDRFAQDLMGIKRKPPRTETRWLEEDDEEEVMEDAILDTAEDLLRLGDGDILVFLPGEREIRDTAEHLRKYQGRSPKLKSIEILPLFARLSIEDQQKIFRPSGQRRIVLATNVAETSLTVPGIKYVIDTGLARVNRYSPRAKVEQLQIEKISQAAAKQRAGRCGRVSNGICVRLYGEDDFNQRPAFTDPEILRSSLASVILRMADLRLGDVGEFPFIEAPSSRLISDGYQLLQELGAVTERREITELGRQMARLPLDPRVARMILTAKKEGCVREILIIASVLSIQDPRERPMDKREAADNAHAKFKADDSDFMSYLKLWDWYEQALKSKKSNRDLLNQCHQNFLSFLRLKEWRELHAQLLEMVDELDIKPNQQEANYVQIHRALLSGLLGNIGFKDGDSETYAGARGIRFTVAPGSVLKKNRPKWVMAAELVDTTKLYARCVAKIDPDWIEPIAHEGGGRGITQSHYSDPRWDRKTAQVVAWERVSLYGLTIVPKRRVHYGPIAPTEAREIFIREALANMEFDTRAPFFEANRRLIAEVEALEHKARRQDVLVDEHQLFVFYDQVVPPIADSYRVYNGAAFEKWRQDAEKANPKVLYLTRESLMRHGASAITEIQFPETMVVDGEVVPLKYRFEPGHVLDGVTATIPLALLNQLDATVTEWLVPGMVRDKVTALIKALPKTLRRVCVPVPEFVTGFLESKQTAQPLLPALAEFIQQKTGLKLKPEEFDLAGLEPHHRMNFSVIDEKGRELGMGRDWNQLKKQLGSAAQLTFRTGSPGIEKSGLKQWDFGDLPATLTFSKDGRQLTGYPGLEDNGDSVAIKLFDTPEAALAAHRKGVCRLMRFELKEQVKQLEKGLPGFNQYALLLRAIMNPDQLREDMLQCIADRAFIAEDDLPRSNAEFMQLKTRARTRLPAVTEALTRQAQLIANEYQVLVAQLQKMTPVTQKIKRECEQQLQGLLYPGFFSQTPWEQLPHLPRYLKAIKLRIDKYPTSIERDGRHAQALVQLEQRWQQKIEQLRKAHLPVTIQLQDFAWQLQELRVSLFAQELRTPYPVSIKRLEKLWQEMQ, from the coding sequence ATGCTGGCTGATCGCTTTCCGCTCAAACGTCGTTTGCAGCAGCTACGCGATGCTTTAAAACAAAATAAACCCGTGGATAAAGCGCTGGTGGAACTTGCACACAAGGTACAGGCTTCCCAGCAGCGGTTGCAGGCGCGTCAGGCGGCATTGCCCCAGCCTGATTACCCGCCAGAGTTGCCAGTGAGTGGCAAAAAGGATGAGATTGCGGCGGCGATTGCCAAGCATCAGGTGGTGATCGTTTGTGGTGAAACCGGTTCGGGTAAGACCACACAATTACCTAAAATCTGCCTCGAGCTCGGTCGTGGGGTGAGTGGCTTGATTGGACATACGCAGCCACGCCGGATTGCGGCGCGCTCGGTGGCGTCGCGGATTGCGCAGGAGCTGCAAAGTCCGCTCGGTGAGGTGGTTGGTTACAAGGTGCGCTTTAATGACAAATTGTCCGAGCGCAGTTACGTCAAGTTGATGACGGACGGCATTTTGCTGGCGGAGACGCAGAGCGATAAATTCCTTAACGGCTATGACACCATCATTATCGACGAGGCGCACGAGCGCAGCCTGAATATTGATTTTCTGTTGGGCTATCTCAAACAGTTACTCCCCAAGCGGCCAGATTTGAAAATCATCGTCACCTCGGCGACGATTGATGCAGACCGCTTCTCGAACCACTTTGATGGCGCGCCAGTGATTGAAGTGTCTGGCCGGACTTATCCGGTGGAAATTCGTTACCGGCCCTTGGGCAACAAGACCACTATGGTGGCCGTGGAAGTGCCGATTGATGATGGGTTGGATGATATAGACCGTTTTGCGCAGGACCTGATGGGCATCAAGCGCAAGCCGCCGCGTACCGAGACGCGCTGGCTGGAAGAGGATGACGAAGAGGAAGTCATGGAAGATGCCATCCTCGATACCGCCGAGGATTTGTTGCGTCTGGGGGATGGCGATATTCTGGTGTTTTTGCCGGGTGAGCGTGAAATCCGTGATACCGCCGAGCATCTGCGTAAATACCAGGGCCGCTCGCCCAAGCTGAAGTCTATTGAGATTTTGCCGCTATTCGCGCGCTTGAGTATAGAAGACCAGCAAAAGATTTTCCGGCCCAGCGGCCAGCGCCGCATTGTGCTGGCGACCAACGTGGCGGAAACCTCGCTAACCGTGCCTGGCATCAAGTATGTGATTGATACCGGACTGGCCCGAGTCAACCGCTATAGCCCACGTGCCAAGGTTGAGCAATTGCAGATTGAAAAAATCTCGCAAGCGGCAGCCAAGCAGCGGGCAGGGCGCTGCGGCCGTGTGTCTAACGGCATTTGCGTGCGTTTGTACGGCGAGGATGATTTTAACCAGCGTCCGGCGTTTACCGATCCCGAGATTCTGCGTAGCTCACTGGCCAGCGTGATTTTGCGCATGGCGGATTTACGGCTGGGGGATGTCGGTGAATTCCCGTTTATTGAGGCGCCTTCTTCACGCCTGATCAGCGATGGCTATCAGTTGCTGCAAGAGCTGGGGGCGGTGACCGAGCGTCGTGAGATCACCGAGCTGGGTCGGCAGATGGCGCGCTTGCCGCTGGATCCGCGTGTGGCGCGCATGATTCTGACCGCAAAAAAAGAAGGCTGCGTTCGCGAGATTCTGATCATTGCCAGCGTACTCAGCATTCAGGATCCGCGGGAGCGGCCCATGGATAAACGCGAGGCCGCCGACAATGCGCATGCCAAATTCAAGGCGGATGACTCTGACTTTATGAGTTATCTCAAGTTGTGGGACTGGTATGAGCAGGCGCTCAAAAGCAAAAAGTCCAACCGTGATTTGCTCAATCAGTGCCACCAGAATTTTCTCTCGTTTTTACGGCTGAAGGAATGGCGTGAGTTGCATGCGCAGTTGCTGGAAATGGTGGATGAGCTTGATATCAAGCCTAATCAGCAAGAAGCGAATTATGTGCAAATCCATCGTGCGTTACTGTCCGGCTTGCTTGGCAATATCGGCTTTAAAGATGGCGATAGCGAGACCTATGCCGGCGCGCGCGGGATCCGCTTTACCGTTGCACCAGGTTCGGTGCTCAAGAAAAACCGCCCCAAGTGGGTGATGGCCGCCGAGTTAGTCGACACCACCAAGCTGTATGCCCGTTGCGTTGCAAAAATTGATCCGGACTGGATAGAACCAATTGCGCATGAAGGCGGCGGCCGTGGCATTACACAAAGCCATTACAGCGACCCGCGCTGGGACCGCAAAACCGCGCAAGTGGTGGCCTGGGAGCGCGTGAGCTTGTACGGGCTGACCATTGTGCCCAAACGCCGCGTACATTATGGGCCGATTGCGCCGACCGAAGCGCGTGAAATTTTTATCCGTGAAGCCCTGGCCAATATGGAATTTGACACGCGGGCCCCGTTTTTTGAAGCCAACCGCCGCCTGATCGCCGAAGTGGAGGCTTTGGAGCATAAAGCCAGACGTCAGGACGTGCTGGTCGACGAACACCAGTTGTTTGTGTTTTATGACCAGGTGGTGCCGCCGATTGCAGACTCTTACCGTGTCTATAATGGCGCTGCGTTTGAAAAGTGGCGGCAGGACGCTGAAAAAGCCAATCCCAAGGTGTTGTACCTGACGCGCGAATCGCTGATGCGCCATGGCGCCAGTGCCATTACCGAGATACAGTTTCCCGAGACCATGGTGGTAGACGGCGAAGTCGTGCCACTTAAATACCGCTTTGAACCCGGGCATGTGCTGGATGGGGTGACGGCGACGATACCGCTGGCCTTGCTCAATCAGCTTGATGCCACCGTCACTGAATGGCTGGTGCCGGGCATGGTACGTGACAAGGTGACGGCACTGATTAAAGCCTTGCCCAAAACCCTGCGCCGCGTCTGTGTCCCGGTGCCGGAGTTCGTGACCGGCTTCCTCGAATCCAAGCAGACTGCGCAGCCATTATTGCCCGCTCTGGCTGAGTTTATACAGCAAAAAACCGGGCTTAAGCTCAAGCCGGAAGAGTTTGACCTGGCGGGCCTGGAACCGCATCACCGCATGAACTTTAGCGTGATTGACGAAAAAGGCCGTGAGTTAGGCATGGGCCGCGACTGGAACCAGCTCAAAAAACAACTGGGTTCGGCCGCCCAACTGACGTTTAGAACCGGCTCGCCCGGCATTGAAAAATCCGGACTCAAGCAGTGGGATTTTGGCGACTTGCCAGCCACCCTTACCTTTAGCAAAGATGGCCGCCAACTGACCGGCTATCCGGGCCTGGAAGACAATGGTGACAGCGTGGCCATCAAACTGTTTGATACGCCAGAAGCTGCCTTGGCCGCTCACCGTAAAGGCGTCTGCCGCCTGATGCGTTTTGAGCTCAAGGAGCAGGTCAAACAACTGGAAAAAGGCCTGCCAGGCTTTAACCAGTATGCCTTGCTGTTGCGCGCCATCATGAATCCTGACCAGTTGCGTGAAGACATGCTGCAATGTATTGCTGACCGCGCCTTTATTGCCGAGGACGACTTGCCGCGCAGCAATGCCGAGTTTATGCAACTGAAAACACGGGCGCGGACCCGCTTGCCAGCGGTGACCGAGGCGCTGACCCGGCAGGCGCAACTGATTGCCAATGAGTATCAGGTGCTGGTTGCCCAGTTACAGAAAATGACGCCGGTGACGCAGAAAATAAAACGCGAGTGCGAGCAACAATTACAGGGTTTGTTGTATCCCGGTTTTTTTAGCCAGACCCCGTGGGAGCAATTGCCGCACTTGCCGCGTTATCTCAAGGCGATCAAGCTGCGCATAGACAAATATCCGACCAGCATAGAGCGTGATGGCCGCCATGCGCAGGCGCTGGTACAACTGGAGCAGCGCTGGCAGCAAAAAATTGAGCAATTGCGCAAGGCGCATCTGCCTGTAACCATCCAGTTACAAGACTTTGCGTGGCAATTACAGGAGTTGCGTGTATCATTATTTGCGCAGGAATTAAGGACGCCTTATCCTGTCTCAATCAAACGTCTTGAAAAACTCTGGCAAGAAATGCAATAG
- a CDS encoding DNA ligase produces MMIWMRICFLLWLISQSGMPAYAQVPEILLAQVYHEGIAVNDYLVSEKLDGIRAVWDGKQLISRQGHPIHAPAWFVQKFPQQPLDGELWIARAQFERLSATVRRAQPDEAEWRHVAYYVFELPMAPGTFAQRAQHIEQLVKRQQSPYLKAIKQFRVADAAALKRTLDWVVARKGEGLMLHQADAPYLTGRSHVLRKLKPQLDAEAKVIAYVPGKGRYQGKMGALLVETAQGIRFKLGTGFKDSDRANPPPIGSQVTYTYRDLTKNGKPKFARFVRVRPPE; encoded by the coding sequence ATGATGATATGGATGCGCATCTGTTTTTTACTGTGGCTGATCAGTCAGTCTGGCATGCCAGCCTATGCGCAGGTACCAGAAATCCTGCTGGCACAGGTTTACCACGAAGGCATCGCTGTCAACGACTACTTGGTCAGCGAAAAGCTAGACGGCATACGCGCCGTGTGGGATGGCAAACAACTGATCAGTCGGCAGGGCCATCCCATCCACGCGCCGGCCTGGTTTGTGCAAAAATTCCCCCAACAGCCCCTGGATGGTGAACTGTGGATCGCCCGCGCACAATTTGAACGACTCTCTGCCACCGTGCGCCGCGCGCAGCCAGATGAAGCGGAGTGGCGGCATGTGGCCTATTATGTGTTTGAACTGCCAATGGCCCCAGGCACTTTCGCTCAACGTGCCCAACACATCGAGCAACTGGTTAAACGTCAGCAGAGCCCGTATCTCAAAGCCATCAAACAGTTTCGCGTGGCAGATGCCGCTGCCCTCAAACGCACGCTGGACTGGGTGGTGGCCCGCAAAGGCGAGGGCCTCATGTTGCATCAAGCCGATGCACCTTATCTGACCGGCCGTAGCCATGTGCTACGCAAACTCAAGCCACAGCTGGATGCCGAAGCCAAAGTCATCGCCTACGTGCCCGGGAAAGGTAGATACCAAGGTAAAATGGGCGCGTTATTGGTCGAAACCGCGCAAGGGATACGTTTTAAACTAGGCACCGGCTTTAAAGATAGCGATCGCGCAAACCCGCCGCCGATCGGCAGCCAGGTGACCTATACCTACCGCGATCTCACCAAAAACGGCAAACCCAAATTTGCGCGCTTTGTGCGGGTACGGCCACCGGAATAA
- a CDS encoding sulfite exporter TauE/SafE family protein, whose protein sequence is MLASLLLTAFVMGLAGGPHCVLMCGAACGAMQTPPTLSSPPRSIPLRVVQTIPWSFYLGRMLGYGLLGAIAAETLRGLAWLSNQSHLFQPLWTFSHTLIFAWGVLLLILGRQPQWAVQRAQLVWAWIKQHTRHARSGYFVTGIVWALLPCGLLYSAVMLASLQSQWLQGALVMIAFATGSATILALAPFFWRAGQQSLPRWFSEAAGMRLSGGLLVALSLVALWMDVMHHDKLWCQLL, encoded by the coding sequence ATGTTAGCCAGTTTACTCTTGACTGCTTTTGTCATGGGGCTGGCAGGCGGCCCGCACTGTGTGCTGATGTGTGGCGCTGCTTGCGGCGCCATGCAAACGCCGCCGACTCTTTCCAGTCCCCCGCGTTCCATCCCTCTGCGTGTCGTACAGACCATCCCCTGGAGTTTTTACCTGGGCCGTATGCTCGGCTATGGCTTGCTCGGCGCGATTGCTGCCGAAACCTTGCGCGGTTTGGCCTGGTTATCCAATCAGAGCCATCTGTTTCAACCATTGTGGACGTTCTCGCATACGCTGATCTTCGCCTGGGGCGTGTTGCTGCTTATCCTCGGCCGACAGCCACAATGGGCGGTGCAGCGGGCACAATTGGTCTGGGCATGGATCAAGCAACATACCAGGCATGCCAGGTCGGGCTATTTTGTGACCGGCATCGTCTGGGCCTTGCTACCTTGCGGCTTGCTGTACTCGGCGGTGATGCTGGCCTCCCTCCAGTCGCAATGGCTGCAAGGCGCACTGGTCATGATTGCCTTCGCGACCGGTTCCGCCACCATCCTCGCCTTGGCCCCCTTTTTCTGGCGCGCGGGCCAGCAAAGCCTGCCGCGCTGGTTCAGTGAAGCGGCAGGCATGCGCCTGAGTGGCGGCTTGCTGGTCGCCCTCAGCCTGGTGGCGCTGTGGATGGACGTCATGCATCACGACAAACTGTGGTGCCAGTTGTTATAG
- the hemN gene encoding oxygen-independent coproporphyrinogen III oxidase has product MNSPLLITQEHIERYDVSGPRYTSYPTADRFVEAFDAAAYLKAAEQRNISNWTQPLSLYVHIPFCASLCFYCACNKIVTKRYEQGAVYLNYLQRELDLHLDKFAKKQTVNQLHLGGGTPTFLNDAELTQLMQMFKQAFAFAKDGEYSIEIDPRTVNQQRLQHLRELGFNRLSFGVQDFDAEVQQAVHRVQSYAQVESLMQHARDLGFASINTDLIYGLPKQTPATFRQTIAQIIQLRPDRIALYGYAHLPSRFKPQRRILQADLPHAVDKIQMLSEAIQQLMLAGYVFIGMDHFALPDDPLAIAKQQGRLHRNFQGYSTMADQDILALGVSAIGKIGATYSQNAKTLEEYYDFLDQGQLPIVRGLALSRDDLIRRAVIMAVMCHGELSYESIELSYMVNFKQYFQAEIAQLAEKEKQGLVVLEDDGLKVTEMGWYFVRAIAIVFDRYLQHDANRARFSKIL; this is encoded by the coding sequence ATGAACTCCCCGTTGCTGATTACTCAAGAGCATATTGAGCGCTATGACGTCTCCGGGCCTCGTTATACCTCTTATCCGACAGCAGACCGCTTTGTTGAGGCGTTTGACGCCGCTGCTTATCTCAAGGCGGCCGAGCAGCGCAATATCAGCAACTGGACGCAGCCGCTCTCGTTGTATGTGCATATCCCGTTTTGTGCCTCGCTGTGTTTTTATTGCGCATGCAACAAGATAGTCACCAAGCGCTATGAGCAAGGCGCGGTTTACCTCAACTACCTGCAACGCGAGCTTGATTTGCACTTGGACAAGTTTGCCAAAAAGCAAACCGTCAACCAGTTGCATCTGGGCGGGGGCACGCCGACGTTTCTCAATGATGCCGAGTTGACCCAACTCATGCAGATGTTCAAGCAGGCGTTTGCCTTTGCCAAAGACGGTGAATACTCGATTGAAATTGATCCACGTACCGTCAATCAGCAACGCTTGCAACACTTGCGCGAGCTGGGCTTTAACCGCCTGAGTTTTGGCGTGCAAGACTTTGATGCCGAGGTGCAGCAGGCTGTGCACCGGGTGCAGTCTTATGCGCAGGTTGAAAGCCTGATGCAACATGCGCGCGACCTGGGGTTTGCCTCTATCAATACCGACTTGATTTACGGCTTGCCCAAACAAACCCCGGCGACCTTCCGCCAGACCATTGCCCAGATCATTCAATTGCGGCCAGACCGTATCGCGCTGTATGGCTACGCGCATTTGCCGTCACGTTTCAAGCCGCAACGCCGGATTTTGCAAGCAGACTTGCCGCATGCCGTAGATAAAATCCAAATGCTGTCAGAAGCGATTCAGCAGCTGATGCTGGCAGGCTATGTGTTCATCGGCATGGATCATTTTGCCTTGCCTGATGACCCGCTGGCGATTGCCAAGCAACAGGGCAGGTTGCACCGCAACTTTCAGGGTTACAGCACCATGGCTGATCAGGATATCCTGGCTTTGGGTGTCTCCGCGATTGGCAAGATCGGTGCTACCTACAGCCAGAATGCCAAAACCCTCGAAGAGTATTATGACTTTCTTGACCAAGGCCAGTTACCTATCGTGCGAGGGCTGGCATTAAGCCGCGATGACCTGATCCGCCGTGCCGTGATCATGGCGGTCATGTGCCATGGTGAACTGAGTTACGAATCCATTGAGCTGTCTTACATGGTCAATTTCAAGCAATATTTTCAGGCAGAAATTGCGCAATTGGCCGAGAAAGAGAAACAAGGCCTGGTCGTACTCGAAGACGATGGCCTCAAAGTCACCGAAATGGGCTGGTATTTTGTGCGCGCCATTGCCATTGTGTTTGACCGCTATTTGCAGCACGATGCCAACCGTGCAAGGTTTTCCAAAATCCTTTAA
- the fnr gene encoding fumarate/nitrate reduction transcriptional regulator Fnr gives MQAESSFKVACSNCNLRELCLPVGLSTDEMTKLDGMVATRKKIKQGGHLYSSGDAFTTLYAIRTGFFKTCVVSEDGREQVTGFQMAGEIMGLDGIVSDKHNCNAIALEDAEVCVMPFNHVEDLSREIPVLQRHVHKIMSREIVRENGVMMLLANMRAEERLAAFLLNLLQRLHARGYSKSELILRMTREEIGSYLGMKLETVSRTFSKFSEEGIIEVKQKNIRILDHEKLKTIFNASTC, from the coding sequence ATGCAAGCAGAATCCAGTTTCAAGGTTGCCTGCTCCAATTGTAACTTGCGTGAACTGTGCCTGCCGGTAGGCTTGAGCACAGATGAAATGACTAAACTGGATGGCATGGTTGCCACCCGTAAAAAGATCAAGCAAGGCGGTCACTTGTATAGCAGTGGCGATGCCTTCACCACGCTTTATGCGATCCGCACTGGTTTTTTCAAGACCTGCGTCGTCTCGGAAGATGGCCGTGAACAAGTCACCGGCTTTCAGATGGCTGGTGAAATCATGGGCTTGGATGGCATTGTCAGTGACAAGCACAACTGTAACGCCATTGCCCTCGAAGACGCCGAAGTCTGTGTCATGCCCTTCAATCATGTCGAAGACCTGTCGCGTGAGATTCCCGTCTTGCAACGCCATGTGCACAAAATCATGAGCCGCGAGATCGTGCGCGAAAACGGCGTCATGATGTTGTTGGCTAATATGCGCGCCGAAGAACGCCTGGCGGCGTTTCTGCTCAACTTGCTGCAACGCCTGCATGCACGCGGCTACTCCAAAAGCGAATTGATTTTACGCATGACGCGTGAAGAAATCGGCAGCTACCTGGGCATGAAACTGGAAACAGTCAGCCGCACTTTCTCCAAATTTAGTGAAGAAGGCATTATCGAGGTCAAGCAAAAGAATATCCGTATTCTGGACCACGAAAAGCTTAAAACCATCTTCAACGCCAGCACCTGCTAG
- a CDS encoding FixH family protein: MIIGGPSAVIVASFITLYLAITHPDPAIDDYYRKGIEINKTLDAQAQDGQTDAMAPAIQARNHAQTGLKPAEQ, encoded by the coding sequence ATGATTATAGGCGGCCCTTCTGCCGTGATTGTGGCTTCATTCATCACCTTGTATCTGGCGATTACGCATCCTGATCCAGCGATTGATGATTACTACCGCAAGGGCATAGAAATCAACAAGACGCTGGATGCACAAGCGCAAGATGGCCAGACAGATGCCATGGCGCCCGCCATCCAGGCGCGTAACCATGCGCAGACCGGCCTGAAACCTGCTGAACAGTAA
- the ccoG gene encoding cytochrome c oxidase accessory protein CcoG — MSDIKQNAVNKTTIPEQEVVLSLYKSADKIYARSVSGLFNNWRWVMVWATQLFFYGVPWLQWDGRQAMLFDLDAKRFYIFGLIFHPQDLIYLSFLLIVSALSLFLFTAIAGRLWCGYTCPQTVYTEIYMWMENKIEGDRIARMRLDDSKWNLNKLTRKSLKQFAWIAFGLWTGVTFVGYFSSIRELVPNIVNWQLGGWETFWICFYGFATYGNAGYMREQVCKYMCPYARFQSAMFDDDTMIVTYDEARGEPRGARSKKAGENANGLGSCIDCSICVQVCPTGIDIRKGLQYECIGCGACIDACDDVMDKMGYAKGLIKYSTQNGITNRWSRQQMLQRLLRPRVIIYTTILLALTIGMVVSLYFKPDFRLDVLRDRAVMSRYTDEGMIENVYNLKLENDTEAVHDYALKVTGLEGLVVHFADENSQDFKGLRPFETRNVVIELELPDGVTRAGSHKIFFEMTDLQTSEAVKEKSVFIVPSN; from the coding sequence ATGAGCGATATTAAACAAAACGCTGTGAACAAAACCACCATCCCTGAACAGGAGGTGGTTTTGTCACTTTATAAATCCGCAGATAAGATCTATGCCCGTAGCGTCTCCGGTCTGTTCAATAACTGGCGCTGGGTCATGGTGTGGGCTACGCAACTGTTTTTTTATGGCGTACCCTGGTTACAATGGGATGGTCGTCAGGCCATGCTGTTTGACCTTGATGCCAAACGCTTTTATATCTTCGGCCTGATTTTTCATCCGCAGGACTTGATCTATCTGTCGTTTTTGCTGATTGTGTCTGCGCTGTCGCTGTTTCTGTTTACGGCCATTGCCGGTCGCTTGTGGTGTGGCTACACCTGTCCGCAAACGGTGTATACCGAGATTTACATGTGGATGGAAAATAAAATCGAAGGCGATCGTATCGCACGTATGCGCCTCGATGATAGCAAATGGAATCTGAACAAGCTCACGCGCAAATCGCTCAAGCAGTTTGCCTGGATCGCCTTTGGCTTGTGGACAGGCGTGACGTTTGTCGGTTATTTCTCCTCCATCCGCGAGCTGGTGCCCAACATTGTGAACTGGCAATTGGGTGGCTGGGAAACGTTCTGGATTTGCTTTTACGGCTTTGCCACCTATGGCAATGCAGGCTATATGCGTGAGCAAGTCTGTAAATATATGTGCCCTTATGCCCGCTTTCAGAGTGCCATGTTTGATGATGACACTATGATTGTGACCTATGACGAGGCACGCGGTGAACCGCGTGGTGCACGCTCTAAAAAAGCTGGCGAGAATGCCAATGGCCTGGGCAGTTGCATTGATTGCAGTATCTGTGTGCAAGTGTGTCCGACCGGAATTGATATCCGTAAAGGCTTGCAGTACGAGTGTATTGGTTGCGGTGCCTGTATTGATGCGTGCGACGATGTAATGGACAAAATGGGCTATGCCAAGGGCTTGATCAAATACTCCACGCAGAACGGCATCACCAACCGTTGGAGCCGTCAGCAAATGCTGCAACGTTTGCTACGCCCACGCGTGATTATTTATACAACGATTTTGTTGGCGCTCACCATCGGTATGGTGGTCAGTCTCTACTTCAAGCCTGATTTCAGGCTGGATGTGTTACGTGATCGTGCCGTCATGTCTCGCTACACTGATGAAGGCATGATTGAGAACGTGTATAACCTCAAGCTTGAAAATGATACCGAAGCCGTGCATGACTACGCATTGAAGGTCACGGGGCTCGAAGGCTTGGTGGTGCATTTTGCTGACGAGAATAGCCAGGACTTCAAAGGCTTGCGGCCGTTTGAGACACGCAATGTGGTGATTGAGCTAGAGTTGCCTGATGGGGTCACCAGAGCTGGTTCGCATAAAATCTTTTTCGAAATGACGGATTTACAAACCAGCGAAGCGGTCAAAGAAAAGTCGGTCTTTATTGTGCCGAGCAACTAA
- the ccoP gene encoding cytochrome-c oxidase, cbb3-type subunit III gives MNDFVNGFWPIWISTITLGGIAFCVGLLIFASRVKVPLDSDNTNGHEWDGIKEMNNPLPMWWVGLFIITVIFGLTYLYLFPGLGTYNGKFGWSEVKQYEAEVAKNNAKIAPLYAKYAAMPVEEVAKIPEARDIGKRIFLNNCAACHGSDAKGSRGFPNLTDNDWLYGGSPDTIKLTINNGRNGIMPPMAAAVGSEEDVKNVANYVLSLSGSIHDSGRANAGKDKFVVCAACHGPEGKGNQAIGAPNLTDNIWLHGQGEAAIIKRIHEGKNNVMPAWKEKFSPEQIHLLTAYVWGLSNK, from the coding sequence ATGAATGATTTTGTAAATGGTTTTTGGCCGATCTGGATTTCGACCATTACCTTGGGCGGGATTGCTTTCTGTGTCGGGTTGCTGATTTTTGCAAGCCGCGTCAAAGTGCCTTTGGATAGCGATAACACCAATGGTCACGAATGGGATGGCATCAAGGAGATGAACAATCCGCTGCCAATGTGGTGGGTAGGGTTATTTATCATTACCGTAATTTTTGGCCTGACCTATCTGTACCTGTTTCCAGGCTTGGGGACTTACAATGGCAAGTTCGGCTGGTCGGAAGTCAAGCAGTACGAAGCTGAAGTGGCAAAGAACAATGCCAAGATCGCCCCGCTGTATGCCAAATATGCAGCCATGCCGGTAGAAGAAGTGGCCAAAATTCCTGAAGCCCGCGACATCGGTAAGCGTATTTTCTTGAACAACTGTGCTGCTTGTCATGGTTCTGACGCCAAAGGGAGCCGTGGCTTTCCTAACCTGACCGACAATGACTGGTTGTATGGTGGTTCACCTGATACGATCAAGCTGACTATCAACAATGGTCGTAATGGCATCATGCCTCCTATGGCTGCTGCTGTTGGTTCTGAAGAAGATGTGAAAAACGTCGCCAACTACGTATTGAGCTTGTCTGGCAGTATTCATGACTCTGGTCGTGCCAATGCCGGTAAAGACAAATTTGTGGTGTGTGCTGCTTGCCATGGCCCAGAAGGTAAGGGCAATCAGGCGATTGGTGCACCTAACCTGACAGACAACATCTGGTTGCATGGTCAAGGTGAAGCCGCGATTATCAAGCGTATTCATGAAGGTAAAAACAACGTGATGCCAGCCTGGAAAGAAAAATTCAGCCCAGAGCAAATTCATCTGCTGACTGCTTATGTTTGGGGTCTTTCCAACAAATAG
- a CDS encoding cbb3-type cytochrome c oxidase subunit 3, with protein sequence MDINILRIFFTVLSFVLFVAILIWAWRNRNSAQFKDAQNLPFDQD encoded by the coding sequence ATGGATATCAACATACTACGCATATTTTTTACAGTACTGAGTTTCGTCCTGTTTGTGGCAATTTTGATTTGGGCATGGCGCAATCGCAACTCCGCGCAATTCAAGGACGCGCAAAATCTGCCGTTCGACCAAGACTAA